A genomic window from Paramormyrops kingsleyae isolate MSU_618 chromosome 23, PKINGS_0.4, whole genome shotgun sequence includes:
- the LOC111852289 gene encoding collagen alpha-1(XIV) chain-like isoform X5: protein MMRVALLIAGDQFQCKTPSVADIVILVDGSWSIGRLNFRLVRTFLESLVSAFNVGFDKTRIGLAQYSGDPRIEWHLNAYSTKDAVIDAARNLPYKGGNTLTGLALTYILENSFKPESGARPGIPKIGILITDGKSQDDVIPPAHSLREAGIELFAIGVKNADENELKAIASPPEDTHVYNVADFSMMSTIVESLTKTLCQRVEQQDKQITGEPTGQVTLASPQDLRTSEVTARSFRVSWSHPPGTVEKYRVVYYPTKGGSPDEAVVDGSENSVVLQYLNSQTEYQIAVFAIYVNAASEGLRGSETTLTLPMVNDLTLYDVTHNSLRARWKGISGATGYMILYAPLSDSGLADEKEVKVEETVTDIELEKLTPATEYTVTVYAMYGEEASDPMTHQETTLPIMAPRDLQISNVDHSSARLTWEATSKKVLGYRILYVKTSDVQTTEVDVDQVTTLQLRNLTSNTEYTVAIFALYEDAQAEPLTKSFTTRPVPAPSGLRTSDVTTDSFRVSWKATASDVLLYKLSWWPHDESLKEERIVNGMTAVLTNLRPVTEYVVSLSAIFLDGTESTPVTTLTTTLARTTTIATTTSVVRQGVRNLRLDEETTFSLQVSWELQDPNVRQYRVTYVSARGDRAEEVLMVPGRQNSVLLQPLLSDTEYKVSVTPVYASTDGISVSRVGRTLPLMAPKNLRVSEEWYNRFRISWDTPPSPTMGYRVVYQPISTPGRALETFVGEDVNNMLILNLLSGTEYSVKVISTYTTGSSDALAGKAKTLFLGVTNLNTYQVRMKSTCAQWQPHRHASRYRVVIESLLNGQKQEVSLSGGATRHCFHNLHPDTQYKISIYSQLPDLEGPAVTLIDRTLPVPPQPTTAAPTTTPLPTIPPAKEVCKAAKADLVFLVDGSWSIGDDNFQKIIRFLYSTTGALDKIGPDGTQVAIAQFSDDARTEFKLDAYDNKETLLAAIQSISYKGGNTKTGRAIKHVKDSIFTPEGGMRRGIPKVLVVLTDGRSQDDVSMVSKEMQMEGYVVFAIGFADADYGELVSIASKPSERHVFFVDDLDAFKKIEEKLVTFVCEAASATCPSVRMKGGTMAGFQMMGMFGLTENQYASVEGVSMEPGTFNSFPCYRLHKDALISQPTRFLHPEGLPSDYTITVLFRLLSDTPQEPFALWEILNQANEPLVGVILDNGGKTLTFFNYDYKGDFQTVTFEGPEIRKIFHGSFHKLHVAVSKVTAKAFVDCKLVGEKSISAAGNISTDGVEVLGRMVRSRGSRDNSAPFQLQMFDIICSSSWASRDQCCELPGLRDEEQCPALPHACTCSQDSKGPAGPAGPPGGPGARGARGDRGEPGLVGPQGLVGDIGPPGPQGLPGPQGPSGMSIQGAPGAAGEKGERGDVGSPGPQGVPGPPSSPGRDGPAGQRGLPGKDGPPGPPGSTGTIGPPGGPGQPGSNGPPGPLGDQGLPGSPGVRGEKGERGDAQSQAAVQAIARQVCEQLIQSHMSRYNSLLNHIPSQPVSVRTIPGPPGEPGRQGSPGPQGEQGPPGRPGFPGNNGENGQPGERGLSGEKGERGSPGVGIQGPRGPQGPPGPTGEGRTGSQGPLGRPGNPGTPGRPGIPGPTGPAGPPGYCDQNSCLGYNVGVQLAPEPYQPYDNEEDPYEGYRGYPHEYYQPNYPAPRPVEPESEPFPTEDTVEVRSPGMHRFSRSLSGKKVPAAAMRRRAKREDWKLPMPN, encoded by the exons ATGATGCGCGTGGCTCTCCTTATCGCAGGGGACCAGTTCCAGTGTAAGACCCCATCTGTGGCCGACATCGTCATCCTGGTCGATGGTTCCTGGAGCATTGGCAGGTTGAACTTCCGCCTGGTGCGAACATTCCTGGAGAGCTTGGTGAGCGCCTTCAATGTGGGCTTTGACAAGACACGCATAG GACTGGCCCAATACAGCGGGGATCCCCGGATTGAGTGGCACCTGAATGCCTACAGCACCAAGGATGCCGTGATCGATGCTGCGAGGAACCTGCCGTACAAAGGCGGGAACACACTGACCg GTCTTGCTCTGACTTACATTTTGGAGAACAGCTTCAAGCCGGAGTCAGGGGCCAGGCCAGGCATTCCCAAAATCGGCATCCTGATCACCGATGGGAAGTCTCAGGATGATGTCATCCCTCCAGCCCACAGCCTTCGAGAGGCGGGCATTGAGCTTTTCGCCATTG GCGTCAAGAATGCAGATGAGAATGAGCTGAAGGCCATCGCCTCGCCTCCCGAGGACACGCACGTCTACAACGTGGCCGACTTCAGCATGATGAGCACCATTGTGGAGAGCCTCACCAAGACCCTGTGCCAGAGGGTGGAGCAGCAGGACAAGCAGATAACAG GAGAGCCAACGGGGCAGGTGACCCTAGCGTCCCCCCAGGATTTGCGGACGTCTGAGGTGACGGCCAGGAGCTTTCGGGTGTCCTGGAGCCACCCCCCCGGGACTGTGGAGAAATACCGCGTGGTGTACTACCCCACCAAGGGGGGGTCTCCAGACGAG GCCGTGGTGGACGGCAGCGAGAACTCCGTGGTGCTGCAGTACCTGAACTCTCAGACGGAGTACCAGATCGCCGTATTCGCGATCTATGTCAATGCCGCAAGCGAAGGCCTGCGTGGCAGCGAGACGACCT TGACCCTGCCGATGGTGAACGACCTGACGCTCTACGATGTGACCCACAACAGCCTCCGCGCTCGTTGGAAGGGCATCAGTGGTGCCACTGGCTACATGATCCTGTACGCCCCACTGAGCGATTCCGGACTAGCTGATGAGAAGGAG GTGAAGGTGGAGGAGACTGTCACGGATATCGAGCTGGAGAAGCTGACTCCTGCCACCGAATACACCGTGACTGTGTACGCCATGTACGGGGAGGAGGCCAGCGACCCCATGACTCACCAGGAGACCACGT TGCCCATCATGGCACCTCGTGACCTCCAGATATCCAACGTTGACCACAGCTCTGCCAGACTGACGTGGGAGGCCACATCGAAGAAGGTCCTGGGCTACCGCATCCTGTATGTGAAGACCAGTGATGTTCAGACCACTGAG GTGGATGTGGACCAGGTCACCACACTGCAGCTGAGGAACCTGACTTCGAACACTGAGTACACAGTGGCCATCTTCGCTCTCTATGAGGACGCCCAGGCGGAACCCCTTACCAAGAGCTTCACGACCA GGCCCGTTCCCGCCCCGAGCGGCCTCCGGACCAGCGATGTGACGACAGACAGCTTCCGGGTCAGCTGGAAGGCCACTGCTTCAGATGTTCTGCTATACAAGCTGTCTTGGTGGCCCCATGATGAATCGCTGAAGGAG GAGAGGATTGTGAATGGAATGACAGCCGTGTTGACCAATTTACGGCCAGTCACAGAGTACGTGGTCTCCCTGTCAGCCATCTTCCTAGATGGGACAGAGAGTACACCAGTCACTACCCTGACCACGACAT tggcAAGAACGACAACTATTGCAACGACGACATCAG TGGTACGACAGGGCGTGAGAAACCTTCGCCTGGATGAGGAGACCACCTTCAGCTTGCAGGTGTCCTGGGAGCTCCAAGACCCCAACGTGCGACAGTACCGTGTGACCTATGTCAGTGCCAGAGGCGACCGAGCTGAGGAAGTG CTCATGGTCCCCGGCCGACAGAACAGTGTCCTGCTGCAGCCTCTGCTCTCCGACACTGAATACAAAGTGAGCGTGACCCCAGTCTACGCCAGTACTGATGGGATCAGTGTGTCCCGCGTGGGCCGGACCT TACCGCTCATGGCACCCAAGAACCTGAGGGTCTCGGAGGAGTGGTACAACCGCTTCCGCATCAGCTGGGACACACCTCCATCACCGACCATGGGCTACAGGGTGGTCTACCAGCCCATTTCCA CTCCAGGACGAGCCCTGGAGACATTTGTGGGGGAGGATGTGAACAACATGCTGATCCTGAACCTGCTGAGTGGGACGGAGTACAGTGTGAAGGTCATCTCCACCTACACCACAGGCTCCAGCGACGCCCTGGCTGGAAAGGCCAAGACGT TGTTCCTGGGTGTGACCAACCTGAACACCTACCAGGTTCGGATGAAGAGCACATGTGCGCAGTGGCAGCCCCATCGCCACGCCAGCCGCTACCGCGTCGTCATCGAGTCCCTGCTGA ACGGACAGAAGCAGGAAGTGAGTCTGTCTGGGGGGGCGACCAGGCACTGCTTCCACAACCTACACCCAGACACCCAGTATAAGATCAGCATCTACTCCCAGCTCCCAGACCTGGAGGGGCCGGCCGTCACCCTCATCGACAGGACCT TGCCTGTCCCCCCCCAGCCGACTACCGCGGCCCCGACGACCACGCCCCTTCCCACAATCCCTCCTGCTAAAGAAG TCTGCAAAGCAGCCAAGGCTGACCTGGTCTTCTTAGTGGATGGCTCCTGGAGCATCGGGGATGACAACTTCCAGAAAATCATCCGCTTCCTGTACAGCACGACCGGCGCCCTGGACAAGATCGGCCCCGACGGCACTCAG GTGGCCATCGCTCAGTTCAGTGACGACGCCAGGACAGAATTCAAGCTCGATGCCTATGATAACAAGGAGACATTGTTGGCTGCCATTCAGAGCATCTCATACAAGGGAGGAAATACCAAGACAG GTCGGGCCATAAAGCATGTGAAGGACTCCATCTTCACCCCCGAGGGGGGAATGAGGAGGGGGATCCCCAAAGTGCTGGTGGTGCTTACCGACGGCCGCTCCCAAGATGATGTCAGCATGGTGTCCAAGGAGATGCAGATGGAGG GCTACGTCGTTTTCGCCATCGGCTTCGCGGATGCCGACTACGGGGAGCTGGTGAGCATTGCCAGCAAGCCCAGTGAACGACATGTCTTCTTTGTGGACGACCTGGATGCCTTCAAGAAGATTGAGGAAAAGCTGGTGACGTTTGTGTGTGAAGCTGCCTCAGCCA CTTGTCCATCTGTACGGATGAAAGGCGGCACCATGGCAG GCTTCCAGATGATGGGCATGTTTGGACTGACAGAGAACCAGTACGCGAGTGTCGAAGGAGTTTCCATGGAGCCTGGAACCTTCAACAGCTTCCCATGCTATCGGCTGCACAAAGACGCCCTCATCAGCCAACCAACAAG GTTTCTTCACCCTGAAGGCTTGCCCTCCGATTACACCATCACAGTACTGTTCCGCCTGTTGTCCGACACTCCCCAGGAGCCCTTTGCATTGTGGGAGATCCTCAACCAGGCCAATGAGCCTCTGGTTGGGGTCATACTGGACA ATGGTGGGAAAACCCTCACGTTTTTCAACTATGACTATAAAGGAGACTTTCAGACTGTGACATTTGAGGGTCCAGAGATCAGAAAGATCTTCCATGGCAGCTTTCACAAG CTCCACGTGGCCGTCAGCAAGGTCACCGCCAAAGCGTTCGTCGACTGTAAGCTGGTGGGAGAGAAGTCCATCAGCGCAGCAGGAAACATCAGCACGGATGGGGTGGAGGTGCTGGGCAGGATGGTCCGGTCCCGGGGTAGCAGAGACAACTCGGCACCC TTTCAGCTCCAAATGTTCGACATCATCTGCAGTTCTTCGTGGGCTAGCAGGGACCAGTGCTGTGAGCTTCCAGGTCTC AGAGATGAGGAACAGTGTCCAGCCCTGCCTCACGCCTGCACATGTTCCCAGGACAGTAAAGGTCCCGCAGGACCCGCAGGACCCCCG GGAGGTCCAGGGGCCAGAGGTGCTAGAGGAGACCGAGGGGAACCAGGGCTGGTG GGTCCACAGGGTCTAGTAGGTGACATTGGACCACCAGGTCCTCAGGGACTTCCGGGACCCCAGGGCCCAAGTGGCATGTCTATCCAGGGGGCACCG GGCGCTGCGGGGGAGAAGGGCGAGAGGGGAGATGTCGGTTCTCCGGGGCCACAG GGGGTACCGGGACCACCAAGCTCACCTGGGCGGGATGGACCAGCGGGACAAAGG ggacTACCTGGAAAAGATGGTCCCCCCGGACCCCCTGGCTCCACAGGAACCATT GGACCACCTGGAGGTCCTGGACAGCCTGGATCAAACGGACCTCCTGGACCTCTGGGAGATCAGGGACTACCT GGCTCTCCTGGAGTCCGGGGAGAGAAGGGTGAACGG GGAGATGCGCAGTCACAGGCAGCCGTGCAGGCCATCGCCCGGCAGGTGTGCGAGCAGCTCATTCAGA GTCACATGAGCCGGTACAACTCCCTCCTGAACCACATCCCCAGCCAACCCGTCTCCGTGCGCACCATCCCGGGGCCCCCGGGGGAGCCAGGGCGCCAGGGCTCCCCGGGGCCCCAAGGAGAGCAGGGCCCCCCCGGCCGACCCGGGTTCCCAGGGAACAACGGGGAGAACGGGCAGCCGGGAGAGAGAG GTTTGTCAGGAGAGAAAGGCGAAAGGGGGAGTCCAGGGGTGGGAATCCAGGGGCCCAGGGGCCCCCAAGGGCCTCCAG GGCCCACCGGAGAGGGCCGCACCGGCAGCCAGGGTCCCCTTGGTCGCCCTGGCAACCCTGGAACCCCTGGCCGACCGGGCATCCCCGGTCCCACTGGTCCGGCTGGCCCACCTGGTTACTGTGACCAGAACTCCTGCCTGGGGTACAACGTAGGAG TACAATTGGCTCCTGAGCCCTACCAGCCTTATGATAATGAGGAGGACCCATATGAGGGGTACAGAGGCTACCCCCACGAGTACTACCAGCCCAACTACCCCGCCCCCCGTCCCGTGGAACCCGAGTCTGAG
- the LOC111852289 gene encoding collagen alpha-1(XIV) chain-like isoform X3: MRVHCCLLLFLAHIVLLIAPAQGQVSPPRKLRYTLLSFDKLLVSWKEPRGDFDGYMFVYNAHPDGKVTESQLPKAENKVVIDNFNGGLEYRIKVFAMRGNQRSKPLQGTFTAQDVRPDDGVEPQGLKVASVVEETNRITEGDQFQCKTPSVADIVILVDGSWSIGRLNFRLVRTFLESLVSAFNVGFDKTRIGLAQYSGDPRIEWHLNAYSTKDAVIDAARNLPYKGGNTLTGLALTYILENSFKPESGARPGIPKIGILITDGKSQDDVIPPAHSLREAGIELFAIGVKNADENELKAIASPPEDTHVYNVADFSMMSTIVESLTKTLCQRVEQQDKQITGEPTGQVTLASPQDLRTSEVTARSFRVSWSHPPGTVEKYRVVYYPTKGGSPDEAVVDGSENSVVLQYLNSQTEYQIAVFAIYVNAASEGLRGSETTLTLPMVNDLTLYDVTHNSLRARWKGISGATGYMILYAPLSDSGLADEKEVKVEETVTDIELEKLTPATEYTVTVYAMYGEEASDPMTHQETTLPIMAPRDLQISNVDHSSARLTWEATSKKVLGYRILYVKTSDVQTTEVDVDQVTTLQLRNLTSNTEYTVAIFALYEDAQAEPLTKSFTTRPVPAPSGLRTSDVTTDSFRVSWKATASDVLLYKLSWWPHDESLKEERIVNGMTAVLTNLRPVTEYVVSLSAIFLDGTESTPVTTLTTTLARTTTIATTTSVVRQGVRNLRLDEETTFSLQVSWELQDPNVRQYRVTYVSARGDRAEEVLMVPGRQNSVLLQPLLSDTEYKVSVTPVYASTDGISVSRVGRTLPLMAPKNLRVSEEWYNRFRISWDTPPSPTMGYRVVYQPISTPGRALETFVGEDVNNMLILNLLSGTEYSVKVISTYTTGSSDALAGKAKTLFLGVTNLNTYQVRMKSTCAQWQPHRHASRYRVVIESLLNGQKQEVSLSGGATRHCFHNLHPDTQYKISIYSQLPDLEGPAVTLIDRTLPVPPQPTTAAPTTTPLPTIPPAKEVCKAAKADLVFLVDGSWSIGDDNFQKIIRFLYSTTGALDKIGPDGTQVAIAQFSDDARTEFKLDAYDNKETLLAAIQSISYKGGNTKTGRAIKHVKDSIFTPEGGMRRGIPKVLVVLTDGRSQDDVSMVSKEMQMEGYVVFAIGFADADYGELVSIASKPSERHVFFVDDLDAFKKIEEKLVTFVCEAASATCPSVRMKGGTMAGFQMMGMFGLTENQYASVEGVSMEPGTFNSFPCYRLHKDALISQPTRFLHPEGLPSDYTITVLFRLLSDTPQEPFALWEILNQANEPLVGVILDNGGKTLTFFNYDYKGDFQTVTFEGPEIRKIFHGSFHKLHVAVSKVTAKAFVDCKLVGEKSISAAGNISTDGVEVLGRMVRSRGSRDNSAPFQLQMFDIICSSSWASRDQCCELPGLRDEEQCPALPHACTCSQDSKGPAGPAGPPGGPGARGARGDRGEPGLVGPQGLVGDIGPPGPQGLPGPQGPSGMSIQGAPGAAGEKGERGDVGSPGPQGVPGPPSSPGRDGPAGQRGLPGKDGPPGPPGSTGTIGPPGGPGQPGSNGPPGPLGDQGLPGSPGVRGEKGERGDAQSQAAVQAIARQVCEQLIQSHMSRYNSLLNHIPSQPVSVRTIPGPPGEPGRQGSPGPQGEQGPPGRPGFPGNNGENGQPGERGLSGEKGERGSPGVGIQGPRGPQGPPGPTGEGRTGSQGPLGRPGNPGTPGRPGIPGPTGPAGPPGYCDQNSCLGYNVGGRRQHENDY, from the exons GGGACCAGTTCCAGTGTAAGACCCCATCTGTGGCCGACATCGTCATCCTGGTCGATGGTTCCTGGAGCATTGGCAGGTTGAACTTCCGCCTGGTGCGAACATTCCTGGAGAGCTTGGTGAGCGCCTTCAATGTGGGCTTTGACAAGACACGCATAG GACTGGCCCAATACAGCGGGGATCCCCGGATTGAGTGGCACCTGAATGCCTACAGCACCAAGGATGCCGTGATCGATGCTGCGAGGAACCTGCCGTACAAAGGCGGGAACACACTGACCg GTCTTGCTCTGACTTACATTTTGGAGAACAGCTTCAAGCCGGAGTCAGGGGCCAGGCCAGGCATTCCCAAAATCGGCATCCTGATCACCGATGGGAAGTCTCAGGATGATGTCATCCCTCCAGCCCACAGCCTTCGAGAGGCGGGCATTGAGCTTTTCGCCATTG GCGTCAAGAATGCAGATGAGAATGAGCTGAAGGCCATCGCCTCGCCTCCCGAGGACACGCACGTCTACAACGTGGCCGACTTCAGCATGATGAGCACCATTGTGGAGAGCCTCACCAAGACCCTGTGCCAGAGGGTGGAGCAGCAGGACAAGCAGATAACAG GAGAGCCAACGGGGCAGGTGACCCTAGCGTCCCCCCAGGATTTGCGGACGTCTGAGGTGACGGCCAGGAGCTTTCGGGTGTCCTGGAGCCACCCCCCCGGGACTGTGGAGAAATACCGCGTGGTGTACTACCCCACCAAGGGGGGGTCTCCAGACGAG GCCGTGGTGGACGGCAGCGAGAACTCCGTGGTGCTGCAGTACCTGAACTCTCAGACGGAGTACCAGATCGCCGTATTCGCGATCTATGTCAATGCCGCAAGCGAAGGCCTGCGTGGCAGCGAGACGACCT TGACCCTGCCGATGGTGAACGACCTGACGCTCTACGATGTGACCCACAACAGCCTCCGCGCTCGTTGGAAGGGCATCAGTGGTGCCACTGGCTACATGATCCTGTACGCCCCACTGAGCGATTCCGGACTAGCTGATGAGAAGGAG GTGAAGGTGGAGGAGACTGTCACGGATATCGAGCTGGAGAAGCTGACTCCTGCCACCGAATACACCGTGACTGTGTACGCCATGTACGGGGAGGAGGCCAGCGACCCCATGACTCACCAGGAGACCACGT TGCCCATCATGGCACCTCGTGACCTCCAGATATCCAACGTTGACCACAGCTCTGCCAGACTGACGTGGGAGGCCACATCGAAGAAGGTCCTGGGCTACCGCATCCTGTATGTGAAGACCAGTGATGTTCAGACCACTGAG GTGGATGTGGACCAGGTCACCACACTGCAGCTGAGGAACCTGACTTCGAACACTGAGTACACAGTGGCCATCTTCGCTCTCTATGAGGACGCCCAGGCGGAACCCCTTACCAAGAGCTTCACGACCA GGCCCGTTCCCGCCCCGAGCGGCCTCCGGACCAGCGATGTGACGACAGACAGCTTCCGGGTCAGCTGGAAGGCCACTGCTTCAGATGTTCTGCTATACAAGCTGTCTTGGTGGCCCCATGATGAATCGCTGAAGGAG GAGAGGATTGTGAATGGAATGACAGCCGTGTTGACCAATTTACGGCCAGTCACAGAGTACGTGGTCTCCCTGTCAGCCATCTTCCTAGATGGGACAGAGAGTACACCAGTCACTACCCTGACCACGACAT tggcAAGAACGACAACTATTGCAACGACGACATCAG TGGTACGACAGGGCGTGAGAAACCTTCGCCTGGATGAGGAGACCACCTTCAGCTTGCAGGTGTCCTGGGAGCTCCAAGACCCCAACGTGCGACAGTACCGTGTGACCTATGTCAGTGCCAGAGGCGACCGAGCTGAGGAAGTG CTCATGGTCCCCGGCCGACAGAACAGTGTCCTGCTGCAGCCTCTGCTCTCCGACACTGAATACAAAGTGAGCGTGACCCCAGTCTACGCCAGTACTGATGGGATCAGTGTGTCCCGCGTGGGCCGGACCT TACCGCTCATGGCACCCAAGAACCTGAGGGTCTCGGAGGAGTGGTACAACCGCTTCCGCATCAGCTGGGACACACCTCCATCACCGACCATGGGCTACAGGGTGGTCTACCAGCCCATTTCCA CTCCAGGACGAGCCCTGGAGACATTTGTGGGGGAGGATGTGAACAACATGCTGATCCTGAACCTGCTGAGTGGGACGGAGTACAGTGTGAAGGTCATCTCCACCTACACCACAGGCTCCAGCGACGCCCTGGCTGGAAAGGCCAAGACGT TGTTCCTGGGTGTGACCAACCTGAACACCTACCAGGTTCGGATGAAGAGCACATGTGCGCAGTGGCAGCCCCATCGCCACGCCAGCCGCTACCGCGTCGTCATCGAGTCCCTGCTGA ACGGACAGAAGCAGGAAGTGAGTCTGTCTGGGGGGGCGACCAGGCACTGCTTCCACAACCTACACCCAGACACCCAGTATAAGATCAGCATCTACTCCCAGCTCCCAGACCTGGAGGGGCCGGCCGTCACCCTCATCGACAGGACCT TGCCTGTCCCCCCCCAGCCGACTACCGCGGCCCCGACGACCACGCCCCTTCCCACAATCCCTCCTGCTAAAGAAG TCTGCAAAGCAGCCAAGGCTGACCTGGTCTTCTTAGTGGATGGCTCCTGGAGCATCGGGGATGACAACTTCCAGAAAATCATCCGCTTCCTGTACAGCACGACCGGCGCCCTGGACAAGATCGGCCCCGACGGCACTCAG GTGGCCATCGCTCAGTTCAGTGACGACGCCAGGACAGAATTCAAGCTCGATGCCTATGATAACAAGGAGACATTGTTGGCTGCCATTCAGAGCATCTCATACAAGGGAGGAAATACCAAGACAG GTCGGGCCATAAAGCATGTGAAGGACTCCATCTTCACCCCCGAGGGGGGAATGAGGAGGGGGATCCCCAAAGTGCTGGTGGTGCTTACCGACGGCCGCTCCCAAGATGATGTCAGCATGGTGTCCAAGGAGATGCAGATGGAGG GCTACGTCGTTTTCGCCATCGGCTTCGCGGATGCCGACTACGGGGAGCTGGTGAGCATTGCCAGCAAGCCCAGTGAACGACATGTCTTCTTTGTGGACGACCTGGATGCCTTCAAGAAGATTGAGGAAAAGCTGGTGACGTTTGTGTGTGAAGCTGCCTCAGCCA CTTGTCCATCTGTACGGATGAAAGGCGGCACCATGGCAG GCTTCCAGATGATGGGCATGTTTGGACTGACAGAGAACCAGTACGCGAGTGTCGAAGGAGTTTCCATGGAGCCTGGAACCTTCAACAGCTTCCCATGCTATCGGCTGCACAAAGACGCCCTCATCAGCCAACCAACAAG GTTTCTTCACCCTGAAGGCTTGCCCTCCGATTACACCATCACAGTACTGTTCCGCCTGTTGTCCGACACTCCCCAGGAGCCCTTTGCATTGTGGGAGATCCTCAACCAGGCCAATGAGCCTCTGGTTGGGGTCATACTGGACA ATGGTGGGAAAACCCTCACGTTTTTCAACTATGACTATAAAGGAGACTTTCAGACTGTGACATTTGAGGGTCCAGAGATCAGAAAGATCTTCCATGGCAGCTTTCACAAG CTCCACGTGGCCGTCAGCAAGGTCACCGCCAAAGCGTTCGTCGACTGTAAGCTGGTGGGAGAGAAGTCCATCAGCGCAGCAGGAAACATCAGCACGGATGGGGTGGAGGTGCTGGGCAGGATGGTCCGGTCCCGGGGTAGCAGAGACAACTCGGCACCC TTTCAGCTCCAAATGTTCGACATCATCTGCAGTTCTTCGTGGGCTAGCAGGGACCAGTGCTGTGAGCTTCCAGGTCTC AGAGATGAGGAACAGTGTCCAGCCCTGCCTCACGCCTGCACATGTTCCCAGGACAGTAAAGGTCCCGCAGGACCCGCAGGACCCCCG GGAGGTCCAGGGGCCAGAGGTGCTAGAGGAGACCGAGGGGAACCAGGGCTGGTG GGTCCACAGGGTCTAGTAGGTGACATTGGACCACCAGGTCCTCAGGGACTTCCGGGACCCCAGGGCCCAAGTGGCATGTCTATCCAGGGGGCACCG GGCGCTGCGGGGGAGAAGGGCGAGAGGGGAGATGTCGGTTCTCCGGGGCCACAG GGGGTACCGGGACCACCAAGCTCACCTGGGCGGGATGGACCAGCGGGACAAAGG ggacTACCTGGAAAAGATGGTCCCCCCGGACCCCCTGGCTCCACAGGAACCATT GGACCACCTGGAGGTCCTGGACAGCCTGGATCAAACGGACCTCCTGGACCTCTGGGAGATCAGGGACTACCT GGCTCTCCTGGAGTCCGGGGAGAGAAGGGTGAACGG GGAGATGCGCAGTCACAGGCAGCCGTGCAGGCCATCGCCCGGCAGGTGTGCGAGCAGCTCATTCAGA GTCACATGAGCCGGTACAACTCCCTCCTGAACCACATCCCCAGCCAACCCGTCTCCGTGCGCACCATCCCGGGGCCCCCGGGGGAGCCAGGGCGCCAGGGCTCCCCGGGGCCCCAAGGAGAGCAGGGCCCCCCCGGCCGACCCGGGTTCCCAGGGAACAACGGGGAGAACGGGCAGCCGGGAGAGAGAG GTTTGTCAGGAGAGAAAGGCGAAAGGGGGAGTCCAGGGGTGGGAATCCAGGGGCCCAGGGGCCCCCAAGGGCCTCCAG GGCCCACCGGAGAGGGCCGCACCGGCAGCCAGGGTCCCCTTGGTCGCCCTGGCAACCCTGGAACCCCTGGCCGACCGGGCATCCCCGGTCCCACTGGTCCGGCTGGCCCACCTGGTTACTGTGACCAGAACTCCTGCCTGGGGTACAACGTAGGAG GCCGACGTCAGCATGAGAATGACTACTga